A genomic region of Roseateles amylovorans contains the following coding sequences:
- a CDS encoding DUF7668 domain-containing protein, with protein sequence MDGISDMSPGDGPGPSRFKDVDRPHPVAAAWRPLLRDIVRCFAHGDYALSAGISGVEPISAGIAEQIRAYITEYGARLTELPEAAWQSSVSQWYDPHWEVLVDLWTVEEGPSDLVLKARVRETDSGDRITVEMVYVP encoded by the coding sequence ATGGATGGAATCAGCGATATGAGCCCCGGTGACGGCCCCGGACCTTCCCGATTCAAAGACGTTGATCGGCCACATCCCGTGGCGGCGGCGTGGCGCCCCTTGTTGAGAGACATCGTGCGTTGTTTTGCACACGGGGATTACGCCCTCTCCGCGGGTATCTCGGGCGTGGAGCCCATTTCGGCAGGGATCGCTGAACAGATTCGCGCCTACATCACGGAATACGGCGCCAGATTGACAGAGCTGCCGGAGGCCGCTTGGCAATCGTCGGTGTCGCAGTGGTATGACCCGCATTGGGAGGTGCTGGTCGACCTGTGGACCGTGGAAGAGGGCCCGAGTGACCTGGTGCTGAAGGCGCGGGTGCGGGAGACGGATTCGGGCGATCGAATCACCGTTGAGATGGTTTACGTCCCATAG
- a CDS encoding DUF3658 domain-containing protein — MTSPRLTGRFVGHPVEEFQNDNARFGKLGTDIVTLSQEELDALILESVKPWGTKVAAIMANVDRALKARQIHDDDDAFDDTERRLRALIDSGHLLSDGDLNQWRTCEVRTPSRID; from the coding sequence ATGACCTCCCCGCGCCTGACCGGCCGCTTCGTCGGTCATCCCGTCGAAGAATTTCAGAATGACAATGCTCGCTTTGGCAAGCTCGGAACAGACATTGTGACGCTCTCTCAAGAAGAACTGGACGCACTCATACTGGAGTCGGTCAAGCCCTGGGGTACGAAGGTGGCCGCAATCATGGCGAACGTAGATCGCGCATTGAAGGCACGTCAGATTCACGACGACGACGACGCCTTTGATGACACAGAGCGCCGTCTCCGCGCATTGATCGACTCAGGGCACCTGCTTTCGGACGGTGACCTCAATCAATGGCGGACGTGTGAAGTGAGGACACCTTCGCGAATCGATTGA